A genomic segment from Alteribacillus bidgolensis encodes:
- a CDS encoding aspartate aminotransferase family protein has protein sequence MTEHLIDNKSHAKQVEELDKKHYLHPTTIPKKHVDHGPKLTFSNGHGIYVHDTKKETYIDGISMLWNVHLGHGQKELADAAHQQMSTLAYSSSFAGYSNEPAVLLAEKLAALAPGDLNSVFYTSGGSESNDTAFKLSRFYWQLKNQPQKTKIIALEQSYHGVTIAGQSATHLSAFHNFSGSSINGVFHAKPHVTECEKGNTSHPEYEGCIRDIVEKEGADTIAAVIIEPVQGSGGVHMPPADYMEAVRDLCNEFNIHMIADEIICGFGRTGKMFGVDNWNVVPDIMCTAKGITSGYSQLGAVLLHQDIRDTLVQYEEVLAHGFTYSGHPTACAVALKNLEIMERDHIVDHTKTMEKHLLQGLGYLKEKHSMVGKTRALGLLGGFEIFADSEKEIEFDSALSAAAALTEECFTRKLILRPLGAGVGKNIIAIAPPLIISKDEIEKMIGIIDDSLSALSKKLNV, from the coding sequence ATGACGGAGCATCTTATCGATAATAAGAGTCATGCCAAACAGGTAGAAGAACTCGATAAAAAACATTACTTGCACCCCACCACCATCCCTAAAAAACATGTAGACCATGGCCCAAAACTAACATTTTCAAACGGACATGGCATTTATGTTCATGATACAAAAAAAGAAACCTATATAGACGGAATTTCCATGTTGTGGAACGTTCACCTCGGCCACGGTCAGAAAGAACTAGCGGATGCTGCTCATCAGCAGATGTCTACCCTAGCCTATAGTTCATCGTTTGCCGGCTATTCTAATGAACCTGCTGTTTTGCTTGCAGAAAAACTGGCTGCCCTTGCCCCAGGCGATCTCAATTCGGTTTTCTATACGTCCGGCGGTTCTGAATCCAATGATACGGCCTTTAAACTGTCTCGTTTCTATTGGCAGCTAAAAAACCAGCCTCAAAAAACGAAAATTATTGCTCTTGAACAAAGCTATCATGGTGTCACGATTGCCGGTCAATCAGCTACTCATTTATCCGCTTTTCATAACTTTTCCGGCTCCTCCATTAACGGTGTTTTTCATGCCAAGCCTCATGTAACAGAATGCGAAAAAGGCAATACCAGCCACCCGGAATATGAAGGCTGTATTCGCGACATCGTGGAAAAGGAAGGTGCTGATACGATTGCGGCTGTCATTATAGAACCTGTCCAAGGATCCGGCGGGGTGCATATGCCTCCTGCTGATTATATGGAAGCAGTACGAGATCTTTGTAATGAATTCAATATCCATATGATTGCCGACGAGATCATTTGCGGTTTTGGCCGTACAGGGAAAATGTTCGGTGTTGATAACTGGAATGTGGTGCCAGATATCATGTGTACCGCCAAGGGTATCACGAGCGGATATTCTCAACTCGGTGCGGTTCTTCTCCATCAGGACATACGAGATACCCTCGTTCAATATGAAGAAGTGCTTGCCCACGGCTTTACTTACAGCGGCCACCCTACAGCTTGTGCTGTAGCACTTAAAAATCTGGAAATCATGGAACGCGATCATATCGTGGATCACACAAAAACCATGGAAAAGCACCTTCTTCAGGGACTCGGTTATTTGAAAGAAAAACATTCAATGGTTGGAAAAACAAGAGCACTTGGACTGCTGGGAGGCTTTGAAATTTTCGCAGATAGTGAAAAGGAAATAGAATTTGATTCTGCTTTATCGGCAGCGGCTGCTTTAACGGAAGAATGCTTTACCCGTAAATTAATTCTCCGTCCCCTTGGCGCTGGTGTTGGCAAAAATATTATAGCCATTGCACCGCCGCTTATTATTTCGAAAGACGAAATTGAAAAAATGATTGGTATTATAGATGACTCGCTCTCTGCTTTAAGTAAAAAGCTGAATGTTTAA
- a CDS encoding C45 family autoproteolytic acyltransferase/hydolase has protein sequence MKRLTLTGSAKEIGYQHGYEGKDEVHQSLQTYEKLFYGYKKLNWKAAKEIALTHMDAIEKYNPAFIEEMNGAAEGAGVDFEDILVLNTRSEIALTTTSEGPTFSDGCTSIGITSPITNQTMIGQNWDWKASQTKSLLLLHIEQENLPSIKMVTEGGIIGKIGMNSAGIGVCFNALLTDQKSNQVPVHLGLRSVLNAYTLEEAISSIHDSQMASAANFLIGSDDGRGNGLAMNVEVSPFGIDLLGGETGKVVHTNHLCSKKIQQNVKDLNTFKQTDSLLRCKRAEQLINEKLYQKKPINEETLKTWFADTFNAPNSINHFENKRAPEHRQIETVFSIVMNLTERHASVCVGKPSEAAFHHI, from the coding sequence ATGAAAAGACTAACACTTACTGGTTCTGCAAAAGAAATAGGCTATCAACACGGTTATGAAGGCAAAGACGAAGTGCACCAAAGTTTACAAACGTATGAAAAACTATTTTACGGTTATAAAAAACTGAATTGGAAAGCAGCAAAAGAAATAGCCCTCACTCATATGGATGCCATTGAAAAATACAACCCTGCTTTCATTGAAGAGATGAACGGAGCAGCTGAGGGAGCGGGAGTTGACTTTGAAGATATTTTAGTATTAAACACGCGCAGCGAAATCGCTTTAACCACAACATCAGAAGGGCCGACGTTTTCAGATGGGTGCACGTCGATTGGGATCACCTCCCCTATTACCAATCAAACGATGATTGGCCAAAACTGGGATTGGAAAGCATCGCAAACTAAAAGTTTGCTGCTGCTTCATATCGAACAGGAAAACCTTCCTTCTATCAAAATGGTAACCGAAGGCGGCATTATTGGAAAAATCGGGATGAATAGTGCAGGGATCGGGGTTTGTTTTAATGCACTGCTCACTGACCAAAAATCCAATCAAGTTCCTGTTCACCTTGGACTGCGCAGTGTCTTGAATGCTTACACATTAGAAGAAGCAATCTCTAGCATTCATGACAGTCAAATGGCGTCTGCTGCGAACTTTTTAATAGGCAGCGACGATGGCAGAGGTAACGGCCTTGCAATGAATGTTGAAGTATCGCCTTTTGGTATTGATTTGTTAGGCGGCGAAACTGGAAAAGTTGTTCATACCAATCACCTTTGTTCTAAGAAAATTCAACAGAATGTTAAAGATCTGAATACATTCAAGCAAACAGATTCCTTATTGCGCTGCAAAAGAGCAGAACAGCTTATTAATGAAAAACTCTATCAGAAGAAACCTATAAACGAAGAGACACTGAAAACGTGGTTCGCTGATACGTTCAATGCACCCAATTCAATCAACCACTTCGAAAACAAACGAGCTCCAGAACACAGACAAATAGAAACGGTATTCTCTATCGTTATGAATCTTACGGAACGCCATGCATCTGTTTGTGTCGGCAAACCATCCGAAGCAGCATTTCATCATATCTAA